In Streptomyces durocortorensis, a genomic segment contains:
- the tuf gene encoding elongation factor Tu yields the protein MAKAKFERTKPHVNIGTIGHIDHGKTTLTAAITKVLHDAYPDLNEASAFDQIDKAPEERQRGITISIAHVEYQTESRHYAHVDCPGHADYIKNMITGAAQMDGAILVVAATDGPMPQTKEHVLLARQVGVPYIVVALNKADMVDDEEILELVELEVRELLSEYEFPGDDVPVVKVSALKALEGDKEWGESVLNLMKAVDESIPQPERDVEKPFLMPIEDVFTITGRGTVVTGRIERGVLKVNETVDIVGIKTEKTTTTVTGIEMFRKLLDEGQAGENVGLLLRGIKREDVERGQVIIKPGSVTPHTEFQAQAYILSKDEGGRHTPFFNNYRPQFYFRTTDVTGVVTLPEGTEMVMPGDNTLMDVALIQPVAMEEGLKFAIREGGRTVGAGQVTKIIK from the coding sequence GTGGCGAAGGCGAAGTTCGAGCGGACTAAGCCGCACGTCAACATCGGCACCATCGGTCACATCGACCACGGTAAGACGACCCTCACGGCCGCCATTACCAAGGTGCTGCACGACGCGTACCCCGACCTGAACGAGGCCTCGGCCTTCGACCAGATCGACAAGGCTCCCGAGGAGCGCCAGCGCGGTATCACCATCTCCATCGCGCACGTCGAGTACCAGACGGAGTCGCGTCACTACGCGCACGTCGACTGCCCGGGTCACGCGGACTACATCAAGAACATGATCACGGGTGCCGCGCAGATGGACGGCGCCATCCTCGTGGTCGCCGCCACCGACGGCCCGATGCCGCAGACCAAGGAGCACGTGCTCCTGGCCCGCCAGGTCGGCGTTCCGTACATCGTCGTCGCGCTGAACAAGGCCGACATGGTGGACGACGAGGAGATCCTGGAGCTCGTCGAGCTCGAGGTCCGTGAGCTCCTCTCCGAGTACGAGTTCCCGGGCGACGACGTTCCGGTCGTCAAGGTCTCGGCGCTCAAGGCGCTTGAGGGCGACAAGGAGTGGGGTGAGTCCGTCCTCAACCTGATGAAGGCTGTCGACGAGTCCATCCCGCAGCCCGAGCGTGACGTCGAGAAGCCGTTCCTCATGCCGATCGAGGACGTCTTCACGATCACCGGTCGCGGTACGGTCGTCACCGGCCGTATCGAGCGCGGTGTCCTGAAGGTCAACGAGACCGTCGACATCGTCGGTATCAAGACCGAGAAGACCACCACCACGGTCACCGGCATCGAGATGTTCCGCAAGCTGCTCGACGAGGGCCAGGCCGGTGAGAACGTCGGTCTGCTCCTCCGTGGCATCAAGCGCGAGGACGTCGAGCGCGGCCAGGTCATCATCAAGCCCGGTTCGGTCACGCCGCACACCGAGTTCCAGGCCCAGGCCTACATCCTGTCGAAGGACGAGGGTGGCCGTCACACCCCCTTCTTCAACAACTACCGCCCGCAGTTCTACTTCCGTACCACGGACGTGACGGGCGTTGTGACCCTTCCCGAGGGCACCGAGATGGTCATGCCGGGTGACAACACCCTCATGGACGTCGCGCTGATCCAGCCGGTCGCCATGGAAGAGGGCCTGAAGTTCGCCATCCGTGAGGGTGGCCGGACCGTGGGCGCCGGCCAGGTCACCAAGATCATCAAGTAG
- a CDS encoding sensor histidine kinase, which produces MARTANEAWNATSGGHMRRKARRGTGAPQGAGVAVGALVVLVLGSLALVALDVAASPLNKRTVVAGLTVLVLMPAVMLGQYAPPPYRLPYRWRWGLLLVQAVLTYLPLLLFHYRWLGLLGFLAGAVLLTLPPNASVPIALAVGASGPVLAATGLIVTNRSPVNVLLGTAVTASTVFAVAHLALLSARLHSSREHAAHLAEQRERARMRQDLHDLVGSSLAAIVVQGETALREKGPGREGTGHEGAGGEGTRAALVDMLGLARRLQDDVRAISSPGPGDFSLADELARAQRVLTASGTAVRTALPPRVETGPATAECLRAVLREAVGNVLQHSRASRCEIELRADGSDVRLTVRNDGVAVTTDFRTDPAPRRGKGLTGMRSRTLALGGTFHAAPEGPSFTVTAVLPAR; this is translated from the coding sequence ATGGCCCGTACAGCGAACGAGGCGTGGAACGCGACGTCGGGGGGACACATGCGGCGGAAAGCACGCCGGGGAACGGGCGCGCCACAGGGCGCGGGCGTGGCCGTCGGGGCCCTGGTCGTGCTGGTGCTCGGGTCGCTCGCCCTGGTCGCCCTGGACGTGGCGGCCTCGCCGCTCAACAAGCGGACGGTGGTCGCCGGTCTGACCGTGCTGGTGCTGATGCCCGCGGTCATGCTGGGCCAGTACGCACCGCCGCCGTACCGGCTGCCCTACCGCTGGCGGTGGGGGCTACTGCTGGTGCAGGCGGTCCTCACCTATCTGCCGCTGCTGCTCTTCCACTACCGGTGGCTGGGTCTGCTGGGCTTCCTCGCCGGGGCCGTGCTGCTCACCCTGCCGCCGAACGCCTCGGTGCCGATCGCTCTGGCGGTGGGGGCGAGCGGGCCGGTACTGGCCGCCACCGGTCTGATCGTCACGAACCGGAGCCCGGTCAACGTCCTGCTCGGTACGGCGGTCACGGCGAGCACGGTCTTCGCCGTCGCCCATCTGGCCCTGCTCTCGGCCCGGCTGCACAGCAGCAGGGAGCACGCGGCGCACCTCGCGGAACAGCGGGAACGGGCCCGGATGCGCCAGGACCTGCACGACCTGGTCGGCTCCTCGCTCGCCGCGATCGTCGTTCAGGGGGAGACGGCGCTGCGCGAGAAGGGCCCCGGCCGTGAGGGGACCGGTCACGAGGGGGCCGGGGGTGAGGGGACCCGTGCCGCGCTCGTCGACATGCTGGGGCTGGCCCGACGCCTCCAGGACGATGTACGGGCGATCAGCAGCCCCGGCCCCGGAGACTTCTCGCTCGCCGACGAGCTGGCTCGCGCCCAGCGGGTCCTGACCGCGTCCGGGACAGCCGTACGTACCGCACTGCCGCCCCGGGTCGAGACCGGCCCGGCCACCGCCGAGTGCCTGCGGGCGGTCCTGCGCGAAGCCGTGGGCAACGTCCTCCAGCACAGCCGGGCGTCCCGGTGCGAGATAGAGCTGCGGGCGGACGGGTCCGACGTGCGCCTGACCGTACGGAACGACGGCGTGGCCGTGACAACGGACTTCCGCACCGACCCGGCGCCCCGGCGCGGCAAGGGCCTGACCGGGATGCGGAGCCGGACCCTCGCCCTCGGAGGAACGTTCCACGCCGCCCCCGAGGGCCCCTCGTTCACCGTCACCGCCGTGCTGCCCGCCCGTTGA
- a CDS encoding DNRLRE domain-containing protein — protein sequence MVLAVETALMTESGQAVAHTRQAPTAPAAAKQAPEGPGEAADILSAKVAAKLYGKRVEALSERTETSTTWVNKDGSLTTELSAGPVRFEEGGAWTDIDVELRETADGVEAKAHPNGLSMAGKGGALPRSVREADRAPARDLVTLGEGDERITLQWKGGLPAPELDGTRATYPEALPGADVVVEATRTGFEQYVEIKKRPAAGYTYTLPLKAKGLKAKEQPDGSVLFTDRKNGKRAVMPAPVMWDATVDKVSGEHTRRVPVAMKVVKRKGAVDLVVTPDAEFLADPETKYPVTVDPSTSSLSNVFDTYVQQGETRDWSTDVELDFGNPGTTNANGTPRTAQSFITWNTAPIADALVSSAKLSLWNFHSANTTCAAQPWQVWSSPAASTASRWTNRPTMTALKAESTETRGNTACTSQPDGWINANVTTLAQEWAGAKASRGHLGIRAKSETTVAQWKRVNSANAAKNPPKLSVTYNFRPRTGTKQEAGPPFFSYSGVYMVNTLTPTLRDTFVDADGDKVNGTFQIFDSATDKQVGSPIVSKFVPSGQPASVTVPSGVLAEGKTYKFRTSPYDGTHYNTGWSAWKTFTVDTKAPSAPTKIASTDYPPGQWVKGEGQPGVFTVTPPSGSDHNWLEWSLDGVTWTKVATGGAAANKAITVTPPKNGSHTLSVRSVDKADNKSEVVDYLFHAGSGGFVQPSEGERTARRLPLVAEAEAGKYTAVSFSWRRSEADPWVRIPVGDVTSGGSALTAWPVPLTNGRNAPLVWNATSTVDPDGTVQLKADFTGPNSATSSTVPLTAVVDRNADGAATTEVGPGSVNLLTGNYTLSETDVSLFDLSVSRTAASRTPNRGADQEGQAAIFGKEWVSGTAAEATESDYSHVRRVADTAVDVVLEEGDSIHFTANAARNGWVPEPGSEDLTLKGSVSGTFTLSDTEGTVTTFTKADAAATTWQVSTTLFDGLANSTTKVISETVTVGGKKLARPKRIIAPTSAATTAACETSPATKGCKVLEFVYATTTTATGTETNAQFGDFTGQVREIRAWTTSPGASAATATAVATYRYDSNGSLRQQWDPRLSQASQTQYAYYGGRVTWLQQQSQLPYTFTYGNAGAGTAPSDGMLLKSSRQALKQGTADTVEGNAVTSVVYGVPLTGAKAPYAMGATSVAAWGQLDHPTDATAVFPADAVPASHDGADLASGGYRRAAVTYLNASGRTVNSATPGGHISATEYDRFGNTVRELTAGNRALALGTTADDRHSLTDLGIIGRASAERAHLLSTTSVYDERGARELEEFGPIRRVDLTEDLKEGSTVLVEAGTSVPARSWTVKEYDEGRPTDGTATVRDQVTLSVTGARVRDYYSAMGEKRVESVQYDWAKGLPTLTTKDAGGLDLTTTTGYDAQGRVTSQVLPGGTGGDAATRITEYWSATGTGWCKGRPEWADRVCWTGPAGDITGGGSQPNKLVNTTVEYDRWGNPATVTDEVGGVHRTTTTTYDGAGRPVFSKIAGGLGQAVPETTTEYDAATGQVTKVISPTGGTVTKAYDQLGRLISYTDADGGVTKTEYDLLDRQVKVADSVPSTVTYTYDHTAEPRGLPTRTTDSVAGSFSATYDADGSVATEKLPGGYTLSVTEDTTGSTASRVYTRDSDGMTVFSDRVGESVHGQVTGHQGWSSQTYRYDRTGRLTSVDDTAGEVCTRRAYTFDKRTNRTSLTTSAAASGADCTSTGATTTTYTYDSADRLVGPGHTYDAFGRTTVLPGTTIGYYANDLVHRQTAGDQRQTWQLDAGLRFRSWTVETGSGSTWTRTGAKLNHYDSDSDNPRWIVEDTGTGALSRNVEAASGDLAATTSKTGDTVLQLSTVHGDVALQLPLDAGRAPVALDSDEYGNPREGQEATRYTWLGAKQRSTETLTGLTLMGARLYNPATGRFLSVDPVYGGNLNAYEYAHADPLNRFDLDGRWSWRKARGWVKRKVGCTATKCLFFNKRNRHFVMRDGRPGIHLRNHRIRGEWDRHNGWHVNVGKKHYRARDARRAVTRWGGRAVRGLGRASRRWGPPIWIPDEFHRYRNPCYKRSCVA from the coding sequence ATGGTCCTCGCGGTCGAGACCGCCCTGATGACCGAGAGCGGCCAGGCCGTGGCCCATACCCGGCAGGCGCCGACGGCCCCGGCCGCCGCGAAGCAGGCGCCCGAGGGGCCGGGCGAGGCCGCGGACATCCTCTCGGCCAAGGTCGCCGCGAAGCTCTACGGCAAGCGGGTCGAGGCGCTGTCCGAGCGCACCGAGACCTCCACGACGTGGGTGAACAAGGACGGCTCGCTCACCACCGAGCTGTCGGCCGGTCCGGTCCGCTTCGAGGAGGGCGGTGCCTGGACCGACATCGACGTCGAACTCCGCGAGACCGCCGACGGTGTCGAGGCCAAGGCCCACCCGAACGGTCTGAGCATGGCGGGCAAGGGCGGTGCGCTGCCGCGCTCGGTGCGCGAGGCGGACCGGGCCCCCGCACGCGACCTGGTGACCCTCGGCGAGGGCGACGAGCGGATCACGCTCCAGTGGAAGGGGGGACTGCCCGCTCCCGAGCTGGACGGGACGCGTGCCACCTACCCCGAGGCGCTGCCGGGCGCGGACGTCGTCGTCGAGGCGACCCGTACGGGCTTCGAGCAGTACGTCGAGATCAAGAAGCGCCCGGCCGCCGGATACACGTACACCCTGCCGCTCAAGGCCAAGGGCCTGAAGGCGAAGGAGCAGCCCGACGGCAGCGTGCTGTTCACCGACCGGAAGAACGGCAAACGGGCCGTGATGCCCGCGCCGGTGATGTGGGACGCCACCGTCGACAAGGTCTCCGGCGAGCACACCCGCCGGGTGCCGGTGGCGATGAAGGTGGTGAAGCGGAAGGGGGCCGTCGATCTGGTCGTCACCCCGGACGCGGAGTTCCTCGCCGACCCGGAGACGAAGTACCCGGTGACGGTCGACCCGTCGACCTCGTCGCTGTCGAACGTCTTCGACACGTACGTCCAGCAGGGCGAGACCCGCGACTGGTCCACCGATGTGGAGCTGGATTTCGGCAACCCCGGTACGACGAATGCGAACGGCACACCCCGTACCGCCCAGTCCTTCATCACCTGGAACACCGCGCCGATCGCCGACGCCCTGGTCTCCAGCGCCAAGCTGAGCCTGTGGAACTTCCACTCGGCGAACACCACCTGCGCCGCCCAGCCGTGGCAGGTCTGGTCCTCGCCCGCCGCGTCCACGGCCAGCCGGTGGACCAACCGGCCGACGATGACCGCGCTGAAGGCCGAATCCACCGAGACGCGGGGCAACACCGCCTGCACGTCCCAGCCGGACGGCTGGATCAACGCGAACGTGACCACGCTGGCCCAGGAGTGGGCCGGTGCCAAGGCCTCCCGCGGCCACCTCGGCATCCGGGCCAAGAGCGAGACCACGGTCGCCCAGTGGAAGCGGGTGAACTCCGCCAACGCCGCGAAGAACCCGCCGAAGCTTTCGGTCACGTACAACTTCCGGCCGCGTACGGGCACCAAGCAGGAGGCGGGGCCGCCGTTCTTTTCCTACTCCGGCGTCTACATGGTCAACACCCTGACGCCGACCCTGCGTGACACCTTCGTCGATGCGGACGGGGACAAGGTCAACGGCACCTTCCAGATCTTCGACAGCGCCACCGACAAGCAGGTCGGCAGCCCGATCGTGTCGAAGTTCGTGCCCTCCGGGCAGCCCGCCTCGGTGACCGTGCCGTCCGGGGTGCTGGCCGAGGGGAAGACGTACAAGTTCCGTACGAGCCCCTATGACGGTACGCACTACAACACCGGCTGGTCGGCCTGGAAGACCTTCACGGTCGACACCAAGGCGCCGTCCGCCCCGACGAAGATCGCCTCCACGGACTATCCGCCCGGCCAGTGGGTCAAGGGCGAGGGGCAGCCGGGCGTCTTCACGGTCACCCCGCCGAGCGGGTCCGACCACAACTGGCTGGAATGGTCTTTGGACGGGGTGACCTGGACCAAGGTCGCCACCGGTGGCGCCGCGGCGAACAAGGCGATCACCGTCACCCCGCCGAAGAATGGGAGCCATACCCTCTCGGTGCGGTCCGTCGACAAGGCGGACAACAAGTCCGAGGTGGTGGACTACCTCTTCCACGCCGGTTCGGGCGGCTTCGTCCAGCCCTCGGAGGGTGAGCGGACCGCGCGCCGGCTGCCGCTGGTCGCCGAGGCGGAGGCCGGGAAGTACACCGCCGTCTCCTTCTCCTGGCGGCGCTCCGAGGCCGACCCCTGGGTGCGGATCCCCGTCGGAGACGTCACCTCCGGCGGCAGCGCGCTCACAGCCTGGCCGGTCCCGCTGACGAACGGTCGGAACGCCCCGCTGGTGTGGAACGCCACCAGCACCGTCGACCCCGACGGCACCGTCCAGCTCAAGGCCGACTTCACCGGCCCGAACTCCGCCACCAGCAGCACCGTGCCGCTGACCGCGGTCGTCGACCGCAACGCGGACGGCGCGGCCACCACCGAGGTGGGCCCGGGCTCGGTCAATCTGCTCACCGGCAACTACACGCTCTCCGAGACCGACGTGTCGCTCTTCGACCTGTCGGTGTCGCGTACGGCCGCCTCGCGCACCCCGAACCGGGGCGCCGACCAGGAGGGCCAGGCCGCGATCTTCGGCAAGGAGTGGGTCTCCGGCACCGCCGCAGAGGCCACCGAGTCCGACTACAGCCACGTCCGGCGCGTCGCCGACACCGCGGTCGACGTGGTGCTGGAGGAGGGCGACTCGATCCACTTCACCGCGAACGCGGCGAGGAACGGGTGGGTCCCGGAGCCCGGCTCCGAGGACCTGACCCTCAAGGGCAGCGTGAGCGGCACGTTCACACTCTCCGACACCGAAGGGACGGTCACGACCTTCACCAAGGCGGACGCGGCGGCGACCACCTGGCAGGTCAGCACCACCCTCTTCGACGGCCTCGCCAACTCCACCACCAAGGTGATCTCCGAGACCGTCACGGTCGGCGGCAAGAAGCTGGCTCGCCCCAAGCGGATCATCGCCCCGACCTCGGCCGCCACTACGGCCGCATGCGAGACGTCACCGGCCACCAAGGGCTGCAAGGTCCTGGAGTTCGTCTACGCGACCACCACCACGGCCACCGGCACGGAGACGAACGCCCAGTTCGGCGACTTCACCGGCCAGGTCCGTGAGATCCGCGCCTGGACCACCAGCCCCGGCGCCTCCGCCGCCACGGCCACCGCGGTCGCCACCTACCGCTACGACTCCAACGGCAGCCTCCGCCAGCAGTGGGACCCCCGTCTCAGCCAGGCCTCCCAGACGCAGTACGCCTACTACGGGGGCCGGGTCACCTGGCTCCAGCAGCAGAGCCAGCTCCCGTACACCTTCACCTACGGCAACGCCGGAGCCGGTACGGCACCCAGCGACGGCATGCTGCTCAAGTCTTCACGCCAGGCCCTCAAGCAGGGCACCGCCGACACGGTCGAGGGCAACGCGGTGACGAGCGTCGTCTACGGGGTCCCGCTCACCGGGGCCAAGGCTCCGTACGCCATGGGCGCGACCTCCGTGGCGGCCTGGGGCCAGCTCGACCACCCCACGGACGCCACCGCGGTCTTCCCCGCCGACGCCGTCCCGGCCTCGCACGACGGCGCCGACCTGGCCTCCGGCGGATACCGCCGGGCCGCGGTGACCTATCTCAACGCCTCCGGCCGTACGGTCAACTCGGCCACGCCCGGCGGCCACATCTCGGCCACCGAGTACGACCGCTTCGGCAACACCGTCCGTGAGCTCACCGCGGGCAACCGGGCACTGGCGCTCGGCACCACGGCGGACGACCGCCACAGCCTCACCGACCTCGGCATCATCGGGCGCGCCTCGGCCGAGCGGGCGCACCTGCTCTCCACGACGTCCGTCTACGACGAGCGCGGGGCGCGGGAGCTGGAGGAGTTCGGCCCGATCAGGCGGGTGGACCTGACCGAGGACCTCAAGGAAGGGAGCACCGTCCTGGTCGAGGCCGGTACCTCGGTTCCGGCCCGGTCGTGGACGGTGAAGGAGTACGACGAGGGCCGCCCGACCGACGGCACGGCCACGGTCCGGGACCAGGTCACCCTGAGCGTCACCGGCGCGCGGGTCCGCGACTACTACTCCGCGATGGGGGAGAAGCGGGTCGAGTCCGTCCAGTACGACTGGGCCAAGGGTCTGCCCACGCTCACCACCAAGGACGCCGGCGGTCTCGACCTGACCACGACTACCGGGTACGACGCCCAGGGCCGGGTCACCTCCCAGGTGCTGCCCGGGGGTACGGGCGGCGACGCCGCCACCCGGATCACCGAGTACTGGTCGGCCACCGGCACCGGCTGGTGCAAGGGCCGCCCGGAGTGGGCGGACCGGGTGTGCTGGACAGGACCGGCGGGTGACATCACCGGCGGTGGCTCCCAGCCGAACAAGCTGGTGAACACGACCGTGGAGTACGACCGCTGGGGCAACCCGGCCACCGTCACCGACGAGGTCGGCGGGGTGCACCGGACGACCACGACGACGTACGACGGTGCCGGCCGGCCGGTCTTCTCGAAGATCGCGGGCGGCCTCGGTCAGGCGGTCCCGGAGACCACCACCGAGTACGACGCGGCCACCGGACAGGTCACCAAGGTCATCTCGCCCACCGGCGGAACGGTCACCAAGGCGTACGACCAGCTCGGCCGGCTGATCTCCTACACCGACGCCGACGGCGGTGTCACGAAGACCGAGTACGACCTGCTCGACCGCCAGGTCAAGGTCGCCGACTCGGTCCCGTCCACCGTGACGTACACCTACGACCACACCGCCGAGCCGCGCGGTCTGCCCACGCGTACCACGGACTCGGTCGCCGGGTCCTTCTCCGCGACGTACGACGCCGACGGGTCGGTCGCCACCGAGAAGCTGCCCGGCGGCTACACGCTGAGCGTCACCGAGGACACCACCGGTTCCACCGCCTCGCGCGTCTACACCCGGGACAGCGACGGCATGACCGTCTTCAGCGACCGGGTCGGCGAGTCCGTCCACGGTCAGGTCACCGGCCACCAGGGCTGGTCCAGCCAGACCTACCGCTACGACCGGACCGGGCGGCTGACCAGTGTCGACGACACGGCGGGTGAAGTCTGCACCCGCCGTGCCTACACCTTCGACAAGCGCACCAACCGCACGTCCCTGACTACGTCGGCCGCCGCCTCCGGCGCCGACTGCACCTCCACAGGAGCCACCACCACGACCTACACCTACGACAGCGCCGACCGTCTTGTCGGCCCCGGCCACACCTACGACGCCTTCGGCCGCACCACCGTGCTGCCGGGCACCACCATCGGCTACTACGCCAATGACCTGGTCCACCGGCAGACGGCCGGCGACCAGCGCCAGACCTGGCAGCTCGACGCCGGACTGCGCTTCCGCTCCTGGACGGTGGAGACGGGTTCCGGCTCCACCTGGACCCGCACCGGGGCGAAGCTCAACCACTACGACAGCGACAGCGACAACCCGCGCTGGATCGTGGAGGACACCGGGACCGGTGCGCTGAGCCGCAATGTCGAGGCCGCGTCGGGCGACCTCGCGGCCACCACGTCCAAGACCGGTGACACGGTGCTCCAGCTCTCCACCGTCCACGGTGACGTGGCCCTCCAGCTCCCGCTGGACGCGGGCCGGGCTCCCGTCGCCCTGGACAGCGACGAGTACGGCAACCCCCGCGAGGGCCAGGAAGCCACCCGCTACACCTGGCTCGGCGCCAAGCAGCGCTCGACGGAGACGCTGACCGGCCTCACGCTCATGGGCGCGCGCCTCTACAACCCGGCCACCGGCCGGTTCCTCTCGGTGGACCCGGTGTACGGGGGCAACCTGAACGCCTACGAGTACGCGCACGCGGATCCGCTCAACCGGTTCGACCTGGATGGCAGGTGGAGCTGGCGCAAGGCCCGCGGGTGGGTGAAGAGGAAAGTGGGATGTACCGCGACCAAGTGTCTCTTCTTCAACAAGAGGAACCGGCATTTCGTCATGCGGGACGGCCGCCCCGGTATCCACCTCAGGAACCACCGGATTCGCGGGGAGTGGGATCGCCATAATGGCTGGCATGTAAACGTCGGGAAGAAGCACTACCGCGCCCGCGATGCCAGGAGAGCCGTCACCCGGTGGGGCGGCAGGGCAGTGCGGGGCCTCGGGAGGGCCAGCCGTCGGTGGGGTCCGCCGATCTGGATCCCCGACGAGTTCCACCGCTATCGGAACCCCTGCTACAAGCGGTCCTGCGTCGCGTAG
- a CDS encoding response regulator transcription factor: protein MITVLVVDDHDVVRSGLTALLSAELGIQVVGQAADGPAALAEAERLRPDVALLDIDLPGVDGIAVATRLAQTLPGCRTLMLTALDRPGHLRRALAAGAAGYLLKSATPAQTADAIRRIVAGGRVIDPRMHGEADGPSPLTDKETEALRLAAGGAHAREIAADLFLSVGTVRNRLSSAVGKLHARTLVDALRIAGHNGWL, encoded by the coding sequence GTGATTACGGTGCTGGTGGTCGACGACCATGACGTGGTGCGGTCCGGCCTGACGGCACTCCTGTCGGCGGAGCTCGGCATCCAGGTGGTCGGCCAGGCGGCGGACGGCCCTGCCGCGCTCGCCGAGGCGGAGCGGCTGCGCCCGGATGTGGCGCTGCTCGACATCGACCTGCCCGGGGTGGACGGGATAGCCGTCGCCACCCGGCTGGCGCAGACCCTGCCCGGCTGCCGCACGCTGATGCTGACCGCGCTCGACCGCCCCGGCCATCTGCGGCGGGCGCTGGCCGCCGGGGCCGCCGGATATCTGCTCAAGAGCGCCACCCCGGCGCAGACCGCCGACGCCATCCGGCGGATCGTCGCGGGCGGCCGGGTCATCGACCCCCGGATGCACGGGGAGGCGGACGGGCCCAGTCCGCTCACCGACAAGGAGACGGAAGCCCTGCGGCTGGCCGCCGGGGGAGCGCACGCCCGGGAGATCGCCGCCGACCTGTTCCTCAGCGTGGGGACCGTACGCAACCGGCTCTCGTCGGCGGTCGGGAAGCTCCACGCCCGTACCCTCGTCGACGCGCTGCGCATCGCCGGGCACAACGGGTGGCTGTAG
- a CDS encoding S1 family peptidase encodes MRIARLVPALAAAAACVLALFAPTAAAAPAPPLQDTPPPTAQIIGGGYAQNAPWAARLFSNGRETCSATIIAPTWILTARHCVTGGGLSFRIGSLDQHSGGVVANGVQTYTHGSDLALVRLDRSVQTTYSRLGQPGTVRVGQNVQVWGWGATSRCGSEANCQSRYLKVANVTVTHGCGDAYGGSAICARRGNGITAGGDSGGPMTLNGIQVGVASTSDRQTTTAYTNVTAYRSWIQSIAGV; translated from the coding sequence ATGCGCATAGCCAGGTTAGTGCCCGCGCTCGCCGCAGCAGCGGCCTGTGTTCTCGCCCTCTTCGCACCTACCGCGGCGGCCGCACCCGCGCCGCCGCTCCAGGACACCCCGCCCCCGACCGCCCAGATCATCGGCGGCGGCTACGCCCAGAACGCTCCCTGGGCCGCGCGTCTGTTCTCCAACGGCCGCGAGACCTGTTCGGCGACGATCATCGCGCCGACCTGGATTCTCACCGCCAGGCACTGCGTCACCGGCGGCGGTCTGTCGTTCCGCATCGGCAGCCTCGACCAGCACAGCGGCGGCGTGGTCGCGAACGGTGTCCAGACCTACACCCACGGCTCGGACCTGGCCCTCGTCCGGCTGGACCGTTCGGTGCAGACCACCTACTCCCGCCTCGGCCAGCCGGGTACGGTCCGCGTCGGACAGAACGTGCAGGTCTGGGGCTGGGGCGCCACCTCCCGGTGCGGCTCCGAGGCCAACTGCCAGTCCCGCTACCTGAAGGTCGCCAATGTGACGGTGACCCACGGCTGCGGTGACGCGTACGGCGGCTCGGCGATCTGCGCCCGCCGCGGCAACGGCATCACCGCCGGCGGCGACTCGGGCGGCCCGATGACGTTGAACGGCATCCAGGTCGGCGTGGCCTCCACCAGCGACCGGCAGACCACGACCGCGTACACGAACGTCACCGCGTACCGCTCCTGGATCCAGTCCATCGCGGGCGTCTGA